The following coding sequences are from one Cercospora beticola chromosome 4, complete sequence window:
- a CDS encoding uncharacterized protein (CAZy:CE5) → MWCSGTFFSSALMFALVLCHNSAANESAYNALSTVQDPTCRCGASAFLSSPHTNISKTEPVDRCFDYRLLDARGTAEPQGVSSMFQSLIAQVLANRTGGYSQPVVYPADPDQNTTSGQGYLLRQLEAGVRACPRQKFVILGYSQGASLILEASTRFDQFISNAIAAIILVGNPYRIPEKKSSVNSRGLPDKRATIGRFAVSALSTGSNVPQLPLDLDTSGKVLDYCLEHDTVCSIDPACDCQLPADHLSYGLIQTVQETAFEHIIQALASN, encoded by the exons ATGTGGTGCTCCGGGACCTTTTTCTCGAGCGCTTTGATGTTCGCCCTGGTATTATGCCACAATTCCGCAGCGAATGAGAGCGCCTATAACGCTCTTTCCACCGTTCAGGACCCTACTTGCAGATGCGGTGCCTCCGCATTTTTAAGCAGCCCACACACGAACATTTCCAAGACTGAGCCGGTGGACAGATGTTTTGATTATC GCCTGCTTGATGCCAGAGGCACCGCCGAACCACAAGGGGTGTCCTCGATGTTTCAATCCCTTATTGCCCAAGTCTTGGCCAATCGTACAGGAGGCTACAGCCAACCTGTAGTGTACCCGGCCGACCCAGATCAGAACACGACATCTGGACAGGGTTACCTCTTGCGCCAACTTGAAGCTGGAGTCAGAGCCTGTCCCCGCCAGAAATTCGTGATTCTTGGATACTCCCAAGGCGCCagtcttatattagaagctTCAACTCGTTTTGACCAATTCATTTCAAACGCGATCGCAGCCATTATTCTTGTCGGAAATCCTTATCGCATCCCGGAGAAGAAGTCTAGCGTCAATAGTCGTGGACTCCCGGACAAGCGGGCTACAATTGGTCGTTTCGCAGTATCTGCCCTTTCTACCGGATCAAATGTCCCGCAACTTCCTCTGGACCTTGATACAAGCGGCAAAGTGCTCGACTACTGCCTAGAG CACGATACTGTTTGTTCAATTGACCCAGCTTGTGATTGCCAGCTCCCGGCAGATCACCTGTCCTACGGGTTGATTCAAACTGTCCAAGAAACTGCTTTCGAGCATATTATCCAGGCTCTTGCTTCAAACTGA